The proteins below come from a single Aegilops tauschii subsp. strangulata cultivar AL8/78 chromosome 6, Aet v6.0, whole genome shotgun sequence genomic window:
- the LOC109740578 gene encoding protein YABBY 4 isoform X2, with amino-acid sequence MSSSSSSSAVFNLDHLAPSPTEQLCYVHCNCCDTILAVGVPCSSLFKTVTVRCGHCANLLSVNLRALLLPPTAPPANQLQFGHSLLSPTSPHGLLDEVAFQTPSLLMDQASTNLSGFTGRSNSSCASNLPAMPMPAAKPAQQETEQSAKSAPSANRPPEKRQRVPSAYNRFIKDEIQRIKAGNPDITHREAFSAAAKNWAHFPHIHFGLMPDQGFKRTFKAQDGAEDMLLKDGLYAAAAAAAANMSVTPL; translated from the exons atgtcgtcgtcctcctcctcgtcggctGTCTTCAACCTGGACCACCTCGCGCCGTCCCCCACCGAGCAGCTCTGCTACGTCCACTGCAACTGCTGCGACACCATCCTTGCG GTCGGTGTGCCGTGCAGCAGCCTGTTCAAGACGGTGACGGTGAGGTGCGGCCACTGCGCCAACCTGCTCTCCGTCAACCTCCGCGCCCTCCTGCTCCCGCCCACGGCGCCTCCGGCAAACCAGCTCCAGTTCGGCCACTCCTTGCTTTCCCCTACTTCCCCCCATGGCCTCTTG GACGAGGTTGCGTTCCAGACGCCGAGCCTACTGATGGACCAGGCGAGCACCAACCTGAGCGGCTTCACGGGCCGCAGCAACAGCAGCTGCGCCAGCAACCTGCCGGCGATGCCGATGCCTGCCGCCAAGCCTGCGCAGCAGGAAACCGAGCAGTCGGCAAAGAGCGCCCCATCGGCGAACAGGC CTCCGGAGAAGCGTCAGAGAGTTCCCTCCGCCTACAACCGCTTCATCAA GGATGAGattcagcgcatcaaggccggcAACCCGGACATCACCCACCGCGAGGCCTTCAGCGCAGCCGCAAAGAAT TGGGCCCATTTCCCGCACATCCACTTCGGCCTCATGCCGGATCAGGGATTCAAGAGGACCTTCAAGGCTCAG GATGGCGCCGAAGACATGCTTCTCAAGGATGGTCTCTATGCTGCGGCGGCCGCGGCGGCTGCCAACATGAGCGTTACTCCACTTTAA
- the LOC109740578 gene encoding protein YABBY 4 isoform X1, whose protein sequence is MSSSSSSSAVFNLDHLAPSPTEQLCYVHCNCCDTILAVGVPCSSLFKTVTVRCGHCANLLSVNLRALLLPPTAPPANQLQFGHSLLSPTSPHGLLDEVAFQTPSLLMDQASTNLSGFTGRSNSSCASNLPAMPMPAAKPAQQETEQSAKSAPSANRRKDQLFLSAPEKRQRVPSAYNRFIKDEIQRIKAGNPDITHREAFSAAAKNWAHFPHIHFGLMPDQGFKRTFKAQDGAEDMLLKDGLYAAAAAAAANMSVTPL, encoded by the exons atgtcgtcgtcctcctcctcgtcggctGTCTTCAACCTGGACCACCTCGCGCCGTCCCCCACCGAGCAGCTCTGCTACGTCCACTGCAACTGCTGCGACACCATCCTTGCG GTCGGTGTGCCGTGCAGCAGCCTGTTCAAGACGGTGACGGTGAGGTGCGGCCACTGCGCCAACCTGCTCTCCGTCAACCTCCGCGCCCTCCTGCTCCCGCCCACGGCGCCTCCGGCAAACCAGCTCCAGTTCGGCCACTCCTTGCTTTCCCCTACTTCCCCCCATGGCCTCTTG GACGAGGTTGCGTTCCAGACGCCGAGCCTACTGATGGACCAGGCGAGCACCAACCTGAGCGGCTTCACGGGCCGCAGCAACAGCAGCTGCGCCAGCAACCTGCCGGCGATGCCGATGCCTGCCGCCAAGCCTGCGCAGCAGGAAACCGAGCAGTCGGCAAAGAGCGCCCCATCGGCGAACAGGCGTAAGGACCAGCTCTTCTTGTCAG CTCCGGAGAAGCGTCAGAGAGTTCCCTCCGCCTACAACCGCTTCATCAA GGATGAGattcagcgcatcaaggccggcAACCCGGACATCACCCACCGCGAGGCCTTCAGCGCAGCCGCAAAGAAT TGGGCCCATTTCCCGCACATCCACTTCGGCCTCATGCCGGATCAGGGATTCAAGAGGACCTTCAAGGCTCAG GATGGCGCCGAAGACATGCTTCTCAAGGATGGTCTCTATGCTGCGGCGGCCGCGGCGGCTGCCAACATGAGCGTTACTCCACTTTAA